A stretch of Cicer arietinum cultivar CDC Frontier isolate Library 1 chromosome 5, Cicar.CDCFrontier_v2.0, whole genome shotgun sequence DNA encodes these proteins:
- the LOC101499901 gene encoding uncharacterized protein, which yields MESDSPRSESQSDPLRNTLDELCHELNSLQDLANRGAWRSIIDKVARARALSLLQKPHDHLTYLTFNTLAFTKLRRFNEASAELDSVEDLDSSHYRYETYPKIYPNRVGSMVPFSLRWLHALIPIKLGQRQQGIDRLYSLLDFVREKIKDKENGNFAVSLRVWRKREVFVVNCIIGHHLSHKEFGVCLSLMKNLLSRDSFDPFLISQLGYIQLQTGDLEGAKASFLKAEVEGKSNGSLSEVEFKNLVNRNKALVYMVGKDYVSAVREYDECIERDHSDIVAFNNKALCLMYLRDLSDSIKVLENALERVPTVALNETLVVNLCSMYELAYVNHSDIKRTLSSWIARVAPDDFDATCTRT from the coding sequence ATGGAATCGGATTCTCCAAGATCCGAATCCCAATCGGACCCTCTCCGAAACACACTGGACGAACTTTGCCACGAACTTAACTCCCTCCAAGACCTAGCCAACCGCGGCGCGTGGCGTTCCATCATCGACAAAGTTGCACGCGCCAGAGCCCTCTCTCTTCTCCAAAAACCTCACGATCACCTCACCTACCTCACCTTCAACACCCTCGCATTCACAAAACTACGTCGTTTCAACGAAGCTTCCGCTGAACTCGATTCCGTCGAAGATCTCGATAGTTCTCACTACAGATACGAAACCTACCCCAAAATTTACCCTAATCGTGTCGGATCAATGGTTCCTTTTTCTCTCCGATGGCTCCATGCGTTAATTCCAATCAAGTTAGGTCAACGCCAACAAGGAATCGATCGATTATACTCTCTTCTCGATTTTGTGCGTGAGAAGATTAAGGACAAGGAAAACGGTAATTTCGCCGTTTCGCTTCGTGTGTGGAGAAAAAGAGAGGTTTTTGTTGTGAACTGTATAATTGGTCATCATTTGAGTCACAAAGAGTTTGGTGTGTGTTTGAGtttgatgaaaaacttactttcTCGTGATTCTTTTGATCCTTTTTTGATTTCGCAACTTGGGTACATTCAATTGCAAACTGGCGACTTGGAAGGTGCGAAAGCTTCGTTTTTGAAAGCTGAAGTGGAAGGGAAGAGCAATGGGTCATTGAGTGAGGTTGAGTTTAAGAATTTAGTTAACCGAAACAAGGCTTTGGTATATATGGTTGGGAAGGATTATGTATCTGCTGTGAGGGAATATGACGAGTGCATTGAGAGGGATCATAGTGATATAGTGGCTTTTAATAATAAGGCTCTTtgtttgatgtatttgaggGATTTGTCTGATTCTATCAAGGTGTTGGAAAATGCTCTTGAAAGGGTTCCTACTGTTGCTCTTAATGAGACTCTTGTTGTTAATTTGTGTAGTATGTATGAGTTGGCTTATGTTAATCACTCTGATATTAAGAGAACACTTAGTAGTTGGATTGCTCGTGTTGCTCCTGATGACTTTGATGCAACATGTACTCGTACATGA
- the LOC101500664 gene encoding heavy metal-associated isoprenylated plant protein 23-like: MGVGGTLEYLSDLMGSGHHHQHKIKRKKQLQTVELKVRMDCDGCELKVKKALSSLNGVKSVEINRKQQKVTVMGYVEANKVLKKAKSTGKKAEIWPYVPYNMVTHPYAVPAYDKKAPPGYVRRLETTGTVITYEDSHITTLFSDENPNACSIM; the protein is encoded by the exons ATGGGAGTTGGAGGCACTCTTGAGTACTTGTCTGATCTAATGGGAAGTGGCCATCATCACCAACACAAGATCAAGAGGAAGAAGCAATTACAAACCGTAGAGTTGAAGGTGAGAATGGATTGTGATGGTTGTGAACTTAAAGTCAAGAAAGCCCTCTCTTCACTAAATG GAGTAAAATCAGTGGAGATAAACAGGAAACAACAAAAAGTGACAGTAATGGGGTATGTGGAAGCAAATAAGGTACTAAAGAAAGCAAAATCAACAGGGAAGAAAGCAGAGATTTGGCCTTATGTGCCATACAACATGGTGACTCATCCATATGCTGTTCCTGCTTATGACAAGAAGGCTCCTCCTGGATATGTGAGGAGATTGGAGACAACAGGAACTGTTATAACATATGAAGATTCACACATCACCACTTTGTTCAGTGATGAAAACCCAAATGCATGCTCCATTATGTAG
- the LOC101500979 gene encoding aspartic proteinase-like protein 1 isoform X2 — protein sequence MPARWRLLILFLQSVTVTYAMPVPTTFSVRLVHRFSEEMKPVRVQTADWPDRRSMRYYQMLLGNDFLRHKINLGGARHQLLFPSKGSKTMSFGNDFAWLHYMWIDIGTPSISFLVALDAGSDLLWVPCDCIQCAPLSARYYPILDRDLNEYSPARSLSSKHLSCSHRLCDMGSNCKTSKQQCPYTINYLTDNTSSSGLLVEDILHLQSSDGGGGGSTSNSSVQAPVVVGCGMKQSGSYLEGVAPDGVIGLGPGESSVPSFLAKSGLIRDSFSLCFNEDSSGRLFFGDQGSTVQQSTPFLPLDGMFSTYIIGVEAFCIGNYCPKVTSFKAQFDSGTSFTLLPGHAYRAITEEFDKQVNVTRSTLNDSLWEYCYALSLQQLPKIPTLTLTFQQNNSFVVYNPIVVFYNNQEIDGFCLAIQPTEGDIGTIGQNFMMGYRLVFDRENKKLAWSHSNCQDLGLGKRIPFSPANGTSSNPLPADEQQRSNGHAVSPAVAGRTPQKPSVASSQMISYRKHLHCYCLLLFQLLSIFY from the exons ATGCCGGCACGATGGCGGTTGTTGATTCTTTTCTTACAGTCGGTGACAGTTACTTACGCAATGCCGGTTCCAACCACATTTTCAGTTCGTCTGGTTCACCGGTTCTCCGAAGAAATGAAACCGGTACGGGTTCAAACCGCTGACTGGCCGGACCGGAGGAGCATGCGCTACTACCAGATGCTTCTCGGGAACGACTTTCTTAGGCACAAGATCAACCTCGGTGGCGCTCGACACCAACTCCTGTTCCCTTCTAAAGGTAGCAAAACGATGTCGTTTGGAAACGACTTTGCCTG GTTACATTACATGTGGATTGATATAGGAACGCCTAGTATCTCGTTTCTTGTAGCTTTGGATGCTGGGAGTGATCTCCTTTGGGTTCCATGTGATTGCATACAGTGTGCTCCCTTGTCTGCACGTTACTATCCCATATTG GATAGAGATCTGAATGAGTATAGTCCTGCTCGATCGTTATCCAGCAAGCATTTATCTTGCAGCCATCGGTTATGTGATATGGGTTCAAACTGTAAAACTTCCAAGCAGCAGTGTCCGTACACTATCAATTACTTAACAGATAATACTTCAAGTTCTGGATTGTTAGTTGAGGACATATTGCATCTTCAATCTAGCGATGGTGGCGGTGGTGGCAGCACATCTAACTCCTCTGTTCAGGCTCCAGTTGTTGTCGG GTGTGGCATGAAGCAAAGTGGTAGTTATTTGGAAGGTGTTGCTCCAGATGGTGTCATTGGTTTGGGACCTGGAGAGAGTTCAGTTCCGAGTTTTCTTGCTAAATCAGGATTAATCCGTGATTCTTTTTCGTTGTGCTTTAATGAAGACTCTTCTGGTAGATTATTTTTTGGTGACCAGGGATCAACCGTTCAACAGTCTACTCCATTCTTGCCCTTGGATGGAATGTT CTCAACCTACATTATTGGAGTGGAGGCATTTTGTATCGGGAATTATTGTCCTAAAGTAACTAGTTTTAAAGCTCAGTTTGATAGTGGAACATCATTTACGCTTCTTCCCGGTCATGCATACAGAGCAATAACTGAGGAG ttTGACAAACAAGTAAATGTTACAAGATCTACCTTAAATGATTCTCTTTGGGAGTATTGTTATGCACTCAG TTTGCAACAGCTGCCTAAGATTCCCACATTGACACTCACGTTCCAACAGAATAACAGTTTTGTGGTCTATAATCCCATAGTTGTATTCTACAATAATCAG GAAATTGATGGATTTTGTTTAGCAATACAGCCAACTGAAGGGGATATCGGAACAATTGGAC AAAACTTCATGATGGGATACCGGTTGGTATTTGATAGGGAAAACAAGAAGCTAGCATGGTCACACTCAAATT GTCAGGATCTGGGTCTAGGTAAGAGGATACCCTTCTCCCCTGCAAATGGGACATCATCAAACCCGCTGCCTGCAGACGAGCAGCAAAGATCCAATGGACATGCAGTTTCTCCCGCTGTTGCCGGAAGGACTCCTCAAAAACCTTCAGTTGCTTCATCTCAGATGATTTCATACCGGAAACATTTGCACTGCTATTGTTTGCTTCTATTTCAACTTCTGTCAATCTTTTACTAA
- the LOC101500979 gene encoding aspartic proteinase-like protein 1 isoform X1, whose amino-acid sequence MPARWRLLILFLQSVTVTYAMPVPTTFSVRLVHRFSEEMKPVRVQTADWPDRRSMRYYQMLLGNDFLRHKINLGGARHQLLFPSKGSKTMSFGNDFAWLHYMWIDIGTPSISFLVALDAGSDLLWVPCDCIQCAPLSARYYPILDRDLNEYSPARSLSSKHLSCSHRLCDMGSNCKTSKQQCPYTINYLTDNTSSSGLLVEDILHLQSSDGGGGGSTSNSSVQAPVVVGCGMKQSGSYLEGVAPDGVIGLGPGESSVPSFLAKSGLIRDSFSLCFNEDSSGRLFFGDQGSTVQQSTPFLPLDGMFSTYIIGVEAFCIGNYCPKVTSFKAQFDSGTSFTLLPGHAYRAITEEFDKQVNVTRSTLNDSLWEYCYALSLQQLPKIPTLTLTFQQNNSFVVYNPIVVFYNNQVEIDGFCLAIQPTEGDIGTIGQNFMMGYRLVFDRENKKLAWSHSNCQDLGLGKRIPFSPANGTSSNPLPADEQQRSNGHAVSPAVAGRTPQKPSVASSQMISYRKHLHCYCLLLFQLLSIFY is encoded by the exons ATGCCGGCACGATGGCGGTTGTTGATTCTTTTCTTACAGTCGGTGACAGTTACTTACGCAATGCCGGTTCCAACCACATTTTCAGTTCGTCTGGTTCACCGGTTCTCCGAAGAAATGAAACCGGTACGGGTTCAAACCGCTGACTGGCCGGACCGGAGGAGCATGCGCTACTACCAGATGCTTCTCGGGAACGACTTTCTTAGGCACAAGATCAACCTCGGTGGCGCTCGACACCAACTCCTGTTCCCTTCTAAAGGTAGCAAAACGATGTCGTTTGGAAACGACTTTGCCTG GTTACATTACATGTGGATTGATATAGGAACGCCTAGTATCTCGTTTCTTGTAGCTTTGGATGCTGGGAGTGATCTCCTTTGGGTTCCATGTGATTGCATACAGTGTGCTCCCTTGTCTGCACGTTACTATCCCATATTG GATAGAGATCTGAATGAGTATAGTCCTGCTCGATCGTTATCCAGCAAGCATTTATCTTGCAGCCATCGGTTATGTGATATGGGTTCAAACTGTAAAACTTCCAAGCAGCAGTGTCCGTACACTATCAATTACTTAACAGATAATACTTCAAGTTCTGGATTGTTAGTTGAGGACATATTGCATCTTCAATCTAGCGATGGTGGCGGTGGTGGCAGCACATCTAACTCCTCTGTTCAGGCTCCAGTTGTTGTCGG GTGTGGCATGAAGCAAAGTGGTAGTTATTTGGAAGGTGTTGCTCCAGATGGTGTCATTGGTTTGGGACCTGGAGAGAGTTCAGTTCCGAGTTTTCTTGCTAAATCAGGATTAATCCGTGATTCTTTTTCGTTGTGCTTTAATGAAGACTCTTCTGGTAGATTATTTTTTGGTGACCAGGGATCAACCGTTCAACAGTCTACTCCATTCTTGCCCTTGGATGGAATGTT CTCAACCTACATTATTGGAGTGGAGGCATTTTGTATCGGGAATTATTGTCCTAAAGTAACTAGTTTTAAAGCTCAGTTTGATAGTGGAACATCATTTACGCTTCTTCCCGGTCATGCATACAGAGCAATAACTGAGGAG ttTGACAAACAAGTAAATGTTACAAGATCTACCTTAAATGATTCTCTTTGGGAGTATTGTTATGCACTCAG TTTGCAACAGCTGCCTAAGATTCCCACATTGACACTCACGTTCCAACAGAATAACAGTTTTGTGGTCTATAATCCCATAGTTGTATTCTACAATAATCAGGTG GAAATTGATGGATTTTGTTTAGCAATACAGCCAACTGAAGGGGATATCGGAACAATTGGAC AAAACTTCATGATGGGATACCGGTTGGTATTTGATAGGGAAAACAAGAAGCTAGCATGGTCACACTCAAATT GTCAGGATCTGGGTCTAGGTAAGAGGATACCCTTCTCCCCTGCAAATGGGACATCATCAAACCCGCTGCCTGCAGACGAGCAGCAAAGATCCAATGGACATGCAGTTTCTCCCGCTGTTGCCGGAAGGACTCCTCAAAAACCTTCAGTTGCTTCATCTCAGATGATTTCATACCGGAAACATTTGCACTGCTATTGTTTGCTTCTATTTCAACTTCTGTCAATCTTTTACTAA
- the LOC101500979 gene encoding aspartic proteinase-like protein 1 isoform X3 has translation MLGVISFGFHVIAYSVLPCLHVTIPYWCSFTYGASIMQDRDLNEYSPARSLSSKHLSCSHRLCDMGSNCKTSKQQCPYTINYLTDNTSSSGLLVEDILHLQSSDGGGGGSTSNSSVQAPVVVGCGMKQSGSYLEGVAPDGVIGLGPGESSVPSFLAKSGLIRDSFSLCFNEDSSGRLFFGDQGSTVQQSTPFLPLDGMFSTYIIGVEAFCIGNYCPKVTSFKAQFDSGTSFTLLPGHAYRAITEEFDKQVNVTRSTLNDSLWEYCYALSLQQLPKIPTLTLTFQQNNSFVVYNPIVVFYNNQVEIDGFCLAIQPTEGDIGTIGQNFMMGYRLVFDRENKKLAWSHSNCQDLGLGKRIPFSPANGTSSNPLPADEQQRSNGHAVSPAVAGRTPQKPSVASSQMISYRKHLHCYCLLLFQLLSIFY, from the exons ATGCTGGGAGTGATCTCCTTTGGGTTCCATGTGATTGCATACAGTGTGCTCCCTTGTCTGCACGTTACTATCCCATATTG GTGCTCCTTCACATATGGGGCATCTATTATGCAGGATAGAGATCTGAATGAGTATAGTCCTGCTCGATCGTTATCCAGCAAGCATTTATCTTGCAGCCATCGGTTATGTGATATGGGTTCAAACTGTAAAACTTCCAAGCAGCAGTGTCCGTACACTATCAATTACTTAACAGATAATACTTCAAGTTCTGGATTGTTAGTTGAGGACATATTGCATCTTCAATCTAGCGATGGTGGCGGTGGTGGCAGCACATCTAACTCCTCTGTTCAGGCTCCAGTTGTTGTCGG GTGTGGCATGAAGCAAAGTGGTAGTTATTTGGAAGGTGTTGCTCCAGATGGTGTCATTGGTTTGGGACCTGGAGAGAGTTCAGTTCCGAGTTTTCTTGCTAAATCAGGATTAATCCGTGATTCTTTTTCGTTGTGCTTTAATGAAGACTCTTCTGGTAGATTATTTTTTGGTGACCAGGGATCAACCGTTCAACAGTCTACTCCATTCTTGCCCTTGGATGGAATGTT CTCAACCTACATTATTGGAGTGGAGGCATTTTGTATCGGGAATTATTGTCCTAAAGTAACTAGTTTTAAAGCTCAGTTTGATAGTGGAACATCATTTACGCTTCTTCCCGGTCATGCATACAGAGCAATAACTGAGGAG ttTGACAAACAAGTAAATGTTACAAGATCTACCTTAAATGATTCTCTTTGGGAGTATTGTTATGCACTCAG TTTGCAACAGCTGCCTAAGATTCCCACATTGACACTCACGTTCCAACAGAATAACAGTTTTGTGGTCTATAATCCCATAGTTGTATTCTACAATAATCAGGTG GAAATTGATGGATTTTGTTTAGCAATACAGCCAACTGAAGGGGATATCGGAACAATTGGAC AAAACTTCATGATGGGATACCGGTTGGTATTTGATAGGGAAAACAAGAAGCTAGCATGGTCACACTCAAATT GTCAGGATCTGGGTCTAGGTAAGAGGATACCCTTCTCCCCTGCAAATGGGACATCATCAAACCCGCTGCCTGCAGACGAGCAGCAAAGATCCAATGGACATGCAGTTTCTCCCGCTGTTGCCGGAAGGACTCCTCAAAAACCTTCAGTTGCTTCATCTCAGATGATTTCATACCGGAAACATTTGCACTGCTATTGTTTGCTTCTATTTCAACTTCTGTCAATCTTTTACTAA